AAGGCGAACGTGGAACCGCAGCAAACGTTGCGGGAGTTCCGCGTCGCACCGGAAGACCCCTTGAAGGCGGGCGATCAGATTAAGGCCGACCTGTTCAAGGTTGGCGACCACGTGGACGTGGCTGGTACGTCGAAAGGGCGCGGGTTTGCCGGTGTGCACAAGCGCCACAACTTCGGCGGCGGTCCGGGCACGCACGGTTCGATGTTCCATCGCCGGCCGGGTTCGATTGGCTCCAGCGCCGACCCGTCGAAGGTAATCAAAGGCCTTCGCGCTCCCGGTCACATGGGCAACGAGCGCGTAACGATTCAGAACCTTGAGATTGTCAAGGTTGACCCAGAGAAGAACCTCCTGGTCGTTCGGGGATGCGTCCCCGGCCCGACGGGCGGATTGGTTGTGGTGAAGAAGTCCGTGAAAGGATCCAACTAGCGATGCCTGCGGCAAAAGTATATCGGATGGATGGGAGTGAGGCCGGTTCGGTCGAGCTCAGCGATGCCGTGTTCGGCGTCGAGATGAACCCCACGATGGTGCATGAAGTCGTCCTGGCATTGCAGGCCGCCAAGCGTCAAGGCAACGCCGAGACCAAGGGCCGCAGCGACGTCAGCGGCGGTGGCAAGAAGCCGTATCGCCAGAAAGGCACCGGCAGCGCCCGTCACGGCAGCACGCGCGAACCGCAGATGCGGCACGGCGGCGTGGTGTGGGGTCCTCACAAGCGCAGTTACCGGCAAAACGTTCCGGTAGCGTTCAAGCGGAAAGCACTCTGCTGCG
This genomic interval from Candidatus Hydrogenedentota bacterium contains the following:
- the rplC gene encoding 50S ribosomal protein L3, with the protein product MQTGILGTKLGMTRVFTEDGRWVDVTVLETGPCTVVQRKTQKTDGYDAVQVGFGKKKESRCAKPDLGHFKKANVEPQQTLREFRVAPEDPLKAGDQIKADLFKVGDHVDVAGTSKGRGFAGVHKRHNFGGGPGTHGSMFHRRPGSIGSSADPSKVIKGLRAPGHMGNERVTIQNLEIVKVDPEKNLLVVRGCVPGPTGGLVVVKKSVKGSN
- the rplD gene encoding 50S ribosomal protein L4; this encodes MPAAKVYRMDGSEAGSVELSDAVFGVEMNPTMVHEVVLALQAAKRQGNAETKGRSDVSGGGKKPYRQKGTGSARHGSTREPQMRHGGVVWGPHKRSYRQNVPVAFKRKALCCALSDRVRSENLCVLDNLQVETPKTKLVAEMVGKLSPDGKRTLVVTAEANRNAVLSARNLPRVQVATAGDLNAMDVLDAGRIVVLRDAVAKLEERLKS